One Opitutus sp. ER46 genomic region harbors:
- a CDS encoding gluconokinase — protein MAVPAARVTSTTPTPPSPPVPPPGVILVMGVAGSGKSTIGRRLAADLGWSFLDADDLHPPANRTKMQAGQPLTDADRLPWLQALRQHIDAALATNTPVVLACSALRESYRQLLRTDDSRVRLVHLTGAPALLQSRLAGRTGHFFPGHLLDTQLATLEPPHGALTIDVTPPPAAIVASVRHALSL, from the coding sequence ATGGCCGTTCCGGCGGCGCGTGTGACCAGCACGACACCCACTCCTCCCTCCCCGCCCGTCCCGCCACCCGGGGTCATCCTCGTCATGGGCGTCGCAGGCAGCGGCAAGTCCACCATCGGCCGCCGACTCGCGGCCGACCTCGGCTGGTCTTTCCTCGACGCCGACGATCTCCACCCGCCCGCCAACCGCACCAAAATGCAGGCCGGCCAGCCGCTCACCGATGCCGACCGCCTCCCCTGGCTTCAGGCCCTCCGCCAGCACATCGACGCCGCCCTCGCCACGAACACCCCCGTCGTCCTCGCCTGCTCCGCCCTCCGCGAATCCTATCGCCAACTCCTCCGCACCGACGATTCGCGCGTCCGACTCGTCCACCTCACCGGCGCTCCCGCCTTGCTGCAGTCCCGCCTCGCCGGCCGCACCGGACACTTCTTTCCCGGCCACCTCCTCGACACCCAGCTCGCCACGCTTGAACCTCCGCACGGCGCCCTGACGATCGACGTCACGCCGCCACCCGCCGCCATCGTCGCCTCCGTCCGCCACGCCCTTTCCCTGTGA